In a single window of the Thermofilum uzonense genome:
- a CDS encoding energy-coupling factor ABC transporter ATP-binding protein, whose translation MSEVIRVEDLYFEYTEGVQVLKGINLSIRAGEFIAIMGENGAGKTTLIKHFNGVLKPIRGRVLLKGKDTRHLSVAEASKIVGLVFQNPDHQLFNETVYDEVAFALRNFGYPEDIIERRVEWALKLMELYKYKDRSPYTLSVGERKRLAIAAVLAYDPEVLVLDEPTAGQDYVQKEKISETLNLLRTLGKTIVIVTHDVEFVVEHVNRIVLMSSGRIIASGPPLELFRNPALLREARLLPPQAVRFSRFLTSRGVLIKDCFNIDACVQELLGGLRGGS comes from the coding sequence GTGTCGGAGGTAATTAGAGTAGAAGATCTATATTTTGAGTATACTGAGGGGGTACAGGTTTTAAAAGGTATTAATCTCTCGATACGTGCCGGGGAATTCATAGCCATCATGGGAGAAAACGGTGCAGGTAAAACCACGCTGATAAAACACTTTAACGGTGTCTTGAAGCCTATAAGAGGAAGGGTACTCCTTAAAGGCAAGGATACGCGTCACCTCTCGGTAGCCGAGGCTTCAAAGATAGTAGGCTTAGTGTTCCAAAACCCGGATCACCAGCTTTTCAACGAGACTGTTTACGATGAGGTTGCGTTTGCGCTTAGAAACTTTGGATATCCAGAGGATATAATTGAGCGGCGTGTCGAATGGGCTTTGAAACTGATGGAGCTTTATAAGTACAAGGACAGGTCACCCTATACGCTGAGCGTTGGCGAGCGAAAACGTCTAGCGATTGCAGCGGTTCTGGCTTATGATCCCGAAGTATTGGTTCTAGACGAGCCGACTGCTGGACAGGACTATGTGCAAAAAGAGAAGATATCCGAGACTCTAAACCTCCTGAGAACCTTAGGAAAAACCATAGTCATCGTTACCCATGATGTCGAGTTTGTTGTCGAGCATGTTAACCGCATCGTTCTGATGTCTTCGGGTCGTATTATAGCATCGGGCCCCCCTTTAGAATTATTTAGGAATCCAGCGCTGCTGAGAGAGGCCCGCCTGCTCCCTCCACAGGCTGTGAGATTTTCAAGGTTTTTGACGAGTAGAGGAGTGCTAATCAAAGACTGTTTTAACATCGATGCATGTGTGCAAGAGCTTCTAGGTGGTTTGCGTGGAGGCTCTTAA
- a CDS encoding energy-coupling factor transporter transmembrane component T family protein produces MEALKAFKFTRKNSVVDKLDPRTRFFVTLLLAALSLLTLEVKRQLLLLVLVFIISIIAKRFSLLIKGLKGVVPIAVLIFLLNWITELSQGFATPLAMTLRFLVLTSSFSLFFLTTPPDDLALALEQMHVPRDYSLLVTMSFRFVPTLAQDVQLVLDALRSRGLEVEKGKLRDRVKNYVYLMVPLVVFEVRRSLMIAEALEARGFGARVKPSRMVTLKFAKRDAIALALILGFTAIFLSMK; encoded by the coding sequence GTGGAGGCTCTTAAGGCGTTTAAGTTTACCCGAAAGAACAGTGTTGTTGATAAATTAGATCCCAGGACAAGGTTCTTCGTGACTCTCCTGTTAGCAGCGCTTTCGCTCTTAACGCTTGAGGTGAAGCGTCAACTACTACTCTTAGTACTGGTCTTCATAATTTCAATTATTGCAAAAAGATTCTCCCTGCTTATAAAGGGGCTTAAAGGCGTCGTTCCTATTGCCGTTCTTATCTTTCTGCTAAACTGGATAACAGAACTATCTCAAGGCTTTGCCACACCCTTAGCTATGACTCTTCGTTTCCTAGTGCTTACATCCTCATTTTCCCTCTTTTTCCTAACAACTCCTCCCGATGATCTAGCTCTCGCCCTAGAACAGATGCATGTTCCACGTGATTATTCTCTCCTTGTAACGATGTCCTTCAGGTTTGTTCCGACTCTAGCACAAGATGTCCAACTTGTTTTGGACGCTCTCAGGAGTCGGGGGCTGGAGGTCGAGAAAGGTAAACTGAGAGACAGGGTGAAAAATTATGTTTACCTTATGGTACCCTTGGTGGTGTTCGAGGTTCGTCGAAGCCTAATGATAGCTGAAGCTTTAGAGGCGCGAGGGTTTGGTGCGAGAGTGAAACCTTCTCGAATGGTAACATTGAAATTTGCGAAGAGAGATGCTATTGCGTTAGCTTTGATTTTAGGCTTTACTGCAATATTTCTCTCTATGAAATAA
- a CDS encoding energy-coupling factor ABC transporter ATP-binding protein, with protein MLVELEGVYYRYPDSSDWVLKNINFKAGEGEFILILGPSGCGKSTLARVLNGLIPNFYGGLLDGKINIVGNDPRKVPTYEMSRHVGFVFQNPENQLFFTNVEREVAFGLENLGYPPDEIRRKVVKVLEEYDLLELREKSPFELSGGQQQKVALASVMALEPRVLILDEPTANLDPLSALKVLGLVKKKTLESKLATLVIEHRLEIVLPFAERVVVMAEGEIVYDGDPLGALERYGYLTGKPFIIRLIERLEKEGIQLKAKSLSPEDVAASLLDILERGVTRVGGN; from the coding sequence GTGCTTGTCGAGCTAGAAGGTGTCTACTACAGGTATCCTGATAGTAGTGACTGGGTATTAAAAAACATAAACTTCAAGGCGGGAGAGGGCGAGTTCATACTTATTCTAGGGCCCAGCGGTTGCGGGAAGAGCACGCTGGCGAGAGTCCTCAACGGGTTAATACCTAACTTTTACGGTGGTCTTTTAGATGGCAAGATCAATATAGTCGGGAATGATCCCAGGAAAGTTCCAACCTATGAAATGTCCAGGCATGTTGGTTTTGTCTTTCAGAACCCCGAGAACCAGCTGTTCTTCACAAACGTCGAACGCGAGGTGGCATTTGGCCTGGAGAACCTCGGATATCCTCCTGACGAGATTCGCAGAAAAGTCGTAAAAGTGTTGGAGGAATATGATCTCTTGGAACTCAGGGAAAAGTCTCCCTTTGAGCTGAGCGGTGGACAGCAACAAAAGGTTGCACTGGCTTCGGTGATGGCCCTTGAGCCTCGCGTATTAATTCTCGATGAGCCTACGGCGAACCTCGACCCGCTGAGTGCGTTGAAGGTTCTGGGCCTAGTCAAGAAAAAAACCCTAGAGTCGAAGCTAGCAACACTTGTCATCGAGCATCGGCTTGAGATAGTTCTTCCTTTTGCAGAGAGAGTTGTGGTAATGGCTGAGGGTGAAATCGTCTACGATGGGGATCCTCTAGGAGCTCTAGAAAGGTATGGTTACCTCACGGGTAAACCTTTCATCATAAGGCTTATCGAGAGATTGGAAAAGGAAGGAATACAACTTAAGGCCAAGTCCCTGTCCCCTGAGGATGTTGCCGCTAGTCTGTTAGATATTCTAGAGAGGGGTGTGACGCGTGTCGGAGGTAATTAG
- a CDS encoding metallophosphoesterase family protein: protein MKLLAFGDVHSPEYLPILTSSLKRTKLDSVQLVLIAGDVVKRGDYRMCVPVEKTLRNYLPNVEIVAVFGNEDYPEVRDKMRDECTEIRWLDDDYVRLSLILETIVLGTTGVLDRPTRWQLKNVPEIVKIYNERIIWLSRLLESLPQGKLTLLLTHYPPRSKTLTGEPPEAWDEMSSRRLTEVLIHRPVDVVVHGHLHYSVVHRDVIGSVPVYNVALPATRNVSIIDLKPTGLTQWLSY, encoded by the coding sequence ATGAAGCTGCTCGCATTCGGTGATGTTCACTCGCCCGAATACCTTCCTATCTTAACGTCATCGTTGAAGAGAACAAAGCTCGATTCAGTTCAGCTCGTGCTCATTGCGGGTGATGTCGTTAAGAGGGGGGATTATAGGATGTGTGTTCCTGTTGAAAAAACTCTGCGAAATTACTTGCCCAATGTGGAGATAGTTGCTGTTTTCGGGAACGAGGATTACCCAGAAGTACGCGATAAGATGAGGGATGAATGCACAGAGATAAGATGGCTTGACGATGACTATGTTAGGCTCTCTCTTATATTAGAGACAATAGTCTTGGGTACGACTGGTGTTCTGGATAGGCCTACGAGATGGCAGCTGAAAAACGTCCCGGAGATAGTGAAAATTTATAATGAGAGAATTATCTGGCTCTCAAGGCTGCTTGAAAGTCTTCCTCAAGGCAAATTAACTTTACTTTTAACACATTATCCACCTAGATCCAAGACGTTGACCGGGGAGCCGCCCGAGGCCTGGGATGAAATGTCTAGCCGTCGGCTTACGGAAGTCTTGATTCATAGACCCGTAGACGTGGTGGTGCACGGGCACCTACACTACAGTGTGGTGCACAGGGACGTGATAGGTTCTGTGCCAGTCTATAATGTAGCGTTGCCTGCAACCAGAAATGTGTCGATAATAGATCTCAAACCCACGGGGCTAACCCAGTGGCTCTCCTATTGA
- a CDS encoding RIO1 family regulatory kinase/ATPase domain-containing protein: MSVRFSVWSLRELTQRDLRVLVSIERGMINHEYVDVELISSISRLDSELVESILKKLNKLGLVQRYRGSYTGYVLTSRGYDVLALNVLVKRGVLAAVSETPMGEGKESEVYMGKTPGERIVAVKVHRAGRTSFKGAKRVRGYVGERKHFSWLYLSRLAAQNEFEVLRILWKNKVAVPEPIDWNRHVVVTSFVEGVELSEVPPLEDPFTVLQLIIEEIKKVYKAGVVHGDLNEFNVLITPENKVILLDWPQWVPSSHPNALFYLQRDLENIIDFFIRKYRLRADKELLLIEYMKMITKSDENQS; encoded by the coding sequence GTGAGTGTTAGGTTTTCCGTTTGGAGCCTACGTGAACTTACACAAAGAGATTTGCGAGTTCTAGTCTCAATAGAGCGAGGAATGATAAATCACGAGTACGTAGACGTTGAACTTATCTCGTCTATTTCTCGATTGGATTCAGAGCTGGTCGAAAGCATACTGAAGAAGCTAAACAAGCTAGGACTGGTTCAAAGATATCGTGGTAGCTATACTGGTTATGTTTTGACTAGTAGAGGGTATGACGTTCTGGCTTTAAACGTACTAGTTAAGCGGGGGGTTCTTGCAGCGGTCTCTGAGACGCCTATGGGCGAGGGGAAGGAGAGCGAGGTTTATATGGGTAAGACTCCAGGTGAACGCATTGTAGCGGTTAAGGTCCACAGGGCGGGTCGGACGAGTTTTAAGGGGGCTAAGAGGGTGAGAGGCTATGTTGGCGAGAGGAAACACTTCTCATGGCTCTACTTGTCGAGGCTCGCTGCACAGAACGAGTTCGAAGTCTTACGAATCTTATGGAAGAACAAGGTTGCCGTTCCAGAGCCTATTGACTGGAACCGGCATGTCGTAGTTACAAGTTTCGTAGAAGGAGTTGAACTTTCCGAGGTTCCTCCCTTAGAAGACCCTTTTACAGTCTTGCAACTCATAATCGAGGAGATTAAGAAGGTGTATAAAGCTGGAGTCGTTCACGGGGATCTAAACGAGTTCAACGTCCTTATTACCCCGGAAAACAAGGTCATCCTCTTAGACTGGCCACAATGGGTGCCAAGCTCCCATCCAAATGCCCTCTTTTATCTTCAAAGGGATCTTGAGAATATTATCGACTTCTTCATCAGGAAATACAGGCTTCGCGCTGATAAGGAGCTGTTGCTAATTGAATACATGAAGATGATAACCAAGAGCGATGAGAACCAGAGTTGA
- a CDS encoding DUF460 domain-containing protein, producing the protein MLGIDILPGHSPQAGEPVFAAALVEDGKVVLRLEETSLSEVLKIIEERRVDALATDNVFEIASDFNELTRIFGKYSGSGFRLIEVTRIGDENVKIETICALVGLCKGKPNPIETAEAVALLAYKGIGSEVLLFEEETRIQVGRGRVPGSGGMSRERYRRNIELLIKRKVAEIREHLNRTGIDYDLFIRKSGVGLVGATFIVYAPRDKLNGIVKQESGHDLFVEIQPIKRESISYRPLGKVENRASKKSDRYLIVGLDPGISTGVAVLGLSGEIISVFSRRWLSRSQLLRIILQYGRPVIVATDVNPPPSYVRKIAAQVGATLYVPPRSLSVEEKRRLAEGYMGVENTHQRDALAAAMRALREYRGKFDEVEREAVKYNVPFPMDYAKYLVIRGVPVSNAIQDAIKEYLHLTSKEEKSLNEALEQGPEELLKFYQRLVEKMANENRALQVELRDMREKVNNLEAILKNILETRVELRRQSMDYSKLELKIESLNTELNKIRLQLDESRNEINVLRGVLRNVALGRYIPVLNISLLLENLGHLEKQVQPVIFIDKNYPVSTLKALLDDLAESGRQVIVITRSGKELQTIRKILPIGSRATSLEYIDECIQLEEMLLVRSDSLSRALVMAESDEGSKIRDIFEEYKRERIRSFEGLQR; encoded by the coding sequence GTGCTAGGCATTGATATACTCCCAGGGCACTCGCCTCAAGCCGGAGAGCCAGTTTTTGCAGCGGCCTTAGTTGAGGATGGGAAGGTTGTACTAAGACTTGAAGAGACTTCGCTGTCAGAGGTTTTGAAAATTATCGAGGAGAGGCGGGTTGATGCACTTGCAACTGACAACGTGTTCGAAATAGCCAGCGACTTTAACGAGTTGACGAGGATCTTCGGGAAGTATTCAGGTTCGGGTTTTCGACTAATAGAGGTAACGAGGATAGGTGATGAAAACGTAAAGATTGAAACGATATGTGCGCTAGTCGGTCTTTGCAAGGGAAAGCCCAACCCCATCGAGACAGCCGAAGCTGTTGCTCTTCTAGCCTACAAGGGCATCGGTTCCGAGGTTCTTCTCTTCGAGGAAGAGACGAGAATACAAGTTGGCAGAGGAAGAGTTCCGGGATCCGGAGGAATGAGCCGCGAGCGTTACAGGAGAAACATAGAGTTGCTTATCAAGCGTAAGGTGGCAGAGATAAGGGAGCATCTTAACAGGACAGGCATTGACTACGACCTTTTCATCAGGAAGAGCGGTGTCGGGCTCGTAGGAGCGACCTTCATAGTTTATGCTCCTAGAGATAAACTCAACGGAATTGTTAAACAGGAATCAGGACATGACCTCTTTGTCGAGATTCAGCCGATAAAACGTGAAAGCATAAGCTATAGACCTCTTGGAAAGGTCGAAAACAGAGCCTCCAAGAAGAGTGACAGGTACCTGATCGTAGGCTTGGACCCTGGGATAAGTACTGGTGTAGCAGTCCTGGGGCTCTCAGGAGAAATAATCAGCGTTTTTTCACGGCGCTGGTTGAGCAGGAGTCAACTCTTAAGGATAATCCTCCAATACGGTCGACCAGTAATTGTTGCAACCGATGTAAATCCTCCCCCCTCTTATGTGAGAAAGATCGCAGCACAGGTCGGGGCTACTCTATACGTCCCTCCGCGGTCACTCAGTGTTGAGGAAAAGAGAAGATTAGCCGAAGGTTATATGGGTGTTGAAAACACGCATCAGCGGGATGCACTAGCCGCGGCTATGAGGGCGTTGAGGGAGTACCGGGGTAAGTTTGACGAGGTAGAAAGGGAAGCAGTAAAATACAACGTGCCTTTCCCGATGGATTATGCAAAATATCTTGTAATTAGAGGTGTTCCTGTCTCCAACGCTATACAGGATGCTATAAAGGAGTACTTACACCTGACATCTAAAGAAGAGAAGTCGTTAAATGAAGCATTAGAGCAGGGACCTGAGGAGCTCCTTAAGTTCTACCAGAGATTAGTTGAAAAGATGGCTAACGAGAACCGCGCACTTCAAGTTGAACTGCGAGATATGCGAGAAAAGGTCAACAACCTAGAGGCAATCCTCAAAAATATTCTCGAAACACGAGTTGAGCTTCGTAGACAGAGTATGGATTACTCCAAGCTAGAGTTGAAAATCGAGTCACTTAACACAGAGCTAAACAAGATTCGGCTGCAATTAGATGAGAGTAGGAACGAGATTAATGTACTAAGGGGGGTTTTAAGGAATGTGGCTCTCGGCCGCTATATACCTGTGTTAAACATTTCACTATTATTGGAAAATCTGGGTCATCTGGAGAAACAGGTACAGCCCGTGATATTTATTGACAAGAATTACCCTGTGAGCACGCTCAAGGCGTTACTAGATGACCTGGCAGAATCCGGACGACAAGTTATCGTTATAACACGTAGCGGTAAGGAACTGCAAACCATCAGGAAGATTCTTCCAATTGGTTCACGTGCTACTTCCCTGGAGTACATTGATGAATGTATACAGCTTGAGGAAATGTTGCTCGTAAGAAGTGATAGTCTCAGTAGGGCCCTGGTGATGGCTGAGTCAGATGAGGGCTCTAAGATAAGGGACATCTTTGAGGAATATAAGAGAGAAAGAATACGTTCCTTTGAGGGGTTGCAGCGCTAA
- a CDS encoding methionine adenosyltransferase — protein MMQKNTVIEKSTYVPPEQLPVEIVERKGTGHPDYIADSISEAASRELSKYYYDRFKRILHHNLDKVLIVGGQSAPRFGGGELLQPIYILISGRATTEVIDTDGSRISIPVGPLLLRATRQWIKQNFRYLDPDEHVIVDYRIGKGSSDLVDIYQRKQDYPGSNDTSMGVGYAPLSETERLVFEVERLLNSPKVKRELPAVGEDIKVMGVRKGDVIYLTIAAAIISRHVSSTDEYLAVKEQIKKLVIEKATDITKRKVEVYINTGDNPAKGDKGGLYLVVTGTSAEHGDDGATGRGNRTNGLITPFRPMSLEATAGKNPVSHIGKLYNVVAFNAAQEIIQLDNIKEAYVKLISQIGKPINEPLLAYVAINADDATLSRVKHKAEEILENHLDGINRLWERFLRGELMLF, from the coding sequence ATGATGCAGAAAAACACCGTAATCGAGAAATCGACGTATGTTCCACCCGAACAGTTGCCTGTCGAAATAGTTGAAAGAAAGGGCACCGGGCATCCGGACTACATCGCTGATTCTATCTCTGAGGCAGCTAGTAGGGAGCTTTCAAAATACTACTATGACAGGTTTAAACGTATCCTACACCACAACCTGGACAAGGTTCTGATAGTCGGAGGCCAGTCGGCTCCTAGGTTTGGCGGAGGCGAGCTACTACAGCCAATATACATTTTAATCTCTGGAAGAGCCACAACTGAAGTTATTGACACTGATGGTTCCAGAATATCTATTCCTGTAGGACCACTACTACTTAGGGCAACAAGACAGTGGATTAAACAAAACTTCAGGTATCTTGATCCAGACGAGCACGTCATAGTTGATTATAGGATCGGCAAAGGTTCTAGTGACCTCGTAGACATATATCAGCGTAAACAAGACTATCCGGGCTCTAATGATACATCTATGGGCGTAGGATATGCACCGTTGTCTGAAACTGAGAGGCTTGTCTTTGAGGTTGAGAGACTGTTAAATTCTCCCAAGGTTAAAAGGGAGCTGCCCGCTGTGGGCGAGGATATAAAAGTTATGGGTGTTAGAAAAGGCGATGTAATATACCTGACTATTGCCGCTGCTATTATTTCGAGACATGTTTCTTCTACTGACGAATATCTTGCAGTCAAGGAACAGATCAAGAAGCTCGTTATTGAGAAAGCCACAGATATCACAAAGAGAAAAGTAGAGGTCTACATTAATACAGGAGATAATCCAGCGAAAGGTGACAAGGGGGGTCTCTACCTCGTTGTAACAGGAACCTCCGCCGAACACGGAGACGACGGAGCTACTGGAAGAGGCAACCGTACAAACGGTCTTATAACACCCTTTAGGCCCATGTCCCTAGAGGCAACAGCCGGTAAAAACCCGGTAAGCCATATCGGCAAGCTCTACAACGTAGTAGCCTTCAATGCTGCGCAAGAAATCATCCAGCTTGACAACATAAAGGAAGCTTATGTCAAGCTAATAAGCCAGATAGGTAAACCTATAAACGAGCCACTATTAGCTTATGTAGCTATAAACGCGGATGACGCCACCCTCTCAAGAGTCAAACACAAGGCAGAGGAAATTCTCGAAAATCACCTTGATGGCATAAACAGGCTCTGGGAAAGGTTCCTACGAGGCGAGCTCATGCTCTTTTAG
- a CDS encoding redox-regulated ATPase YchF, which yields MPIQVGVVGKPNTGKSTFFAAATLLDVKRAPYPFTTINPNIGVGYAKLKCVCTELGVKDNPRNSICINGWRFAPIELIDVAGLVPGAWQGRGLGNMFLDHLRRAPVLLHIVDSAGTTDEEGRPVKPGTRDPVEDVAFLEKEISMWMFQIISKDWERISKLIELQKKYDELYTRFSGLGIKPELVYGVLEELGLHSKKATAWTQEDLQALVALVREKAKPMVIVANKADLDTAEDNIKRMKEELGNKYRIVPASAEAELALKKAAKAGLIEYIPGESDFHVKGPLKPEQEKALEYIREKVLKRWGSTGVQAAIDTAVFDVLGMIAVFPVENEKKFTDSLGNVLPDVFLVPRDTTARGFAFLIHTDLGERFVSAVDARTGRRIGADEKLSHRMVIKIIARA from the coding sequence GTGCCTATTCAGGTTGGCGTAGTAGGGAAACCCAACACCGGGAAATCTACTTTTTTCGCGGCAGCGACGCTTTTAGACGTTAAGAGAGCTCCTTATCCTTTCACAACTATAAACCCGAACATAGGGGTGGGATACGCGAAGCTGAAATGTGTATGTACGGAGCTTGGAGTAAAGGATAATCCTAGGAATTCTATATGCATTAACGGCTGGCGCTTTGCCCCCATTGAGCTGATAGACGTAGCTGGCCTTGTCCCAGGAGCATGGCAGGGTCGAGGTCTGGGAAACATGTTTCTTGACCATCTTAGGCGGGCCCCCGTCTTGTTGCATATTGTGGATTCGGCAGGGACTACGGATGAAGAGGGGAGGCCGGTTAAGCCGGGGACTCGCGATCCAGTCGAGGATGTTGCTTTTCTCGAGAAAGAGATATCAATGTGGATGTTCCAGATAATCAGTAAGGACTGGGAGAGGATTTCCAAGCTTATAGAGTTACAGAAGAAGTACGACGAGTTGTACACCCGCTTTAGCGGACTGGGAATCAAACCAGAGCTAGTATACGGGGTCTTAGAAGAGCTCGGTCTCCACTCTAAAAAGGCCACGGCATGGACCCAGGAGGATCTTCAGGCTTTAGTTGCTCTAGTTCGAGAAAAAGCTAAACCTATGGTCATCGTGGCAAACAAGGCAGACCTTGATACGGCTGAAGACAATATTAAAAGGATGAAAGAAGAGCTTGGGAATAAATACAGGATAGTACCGGCCAGTGCTGAAGCGGAACTGGCTCTCAAGAAGGCGGCAAAGGCAGGACTCATCGAGTATATTCCCGGTGAGAGTGATTTCCATGTAAAAGGGCCTCTAAAGCCTGAGCAGGAGAAGGCCTTAGAGTATATTCGCGAAAAGGTTCTCAAGCGCTGGGGTAGTACCGGAGTTCAAGCCGCTATAGACACGGCTGTTTTCGATGTTCTAGGGATGATAGCCGTTTTCCCCGTTGAAAACGAGAAAAAGTTCACGGACAGTCTAGGCAATGTACTTCCTGACGTATTCCTTGTTCCCAGGGACACGACTGCTAGAGGCTTTGCCTTCCTGATTCACACAGATCTTGGCGAGAGGTTTGTATCGGCGGTAGATGCGAGGACCGGTAGGCGTATCGGCGCTGATGAGAAACTCTCTCATCGAATGGTTATCAAGATAATAGCTCGTGCCTAG